Genomic window (Nitrospiraceae bacterium):
AAGGCTTGGATATGCCTCTGCAAATTGTGCCAAGTGCAAGATATGTGAGAGGGTATGTTATATGGATGTTAAGATATCTGAACATGTTGATCAGAAGACTTTAAGAGATATAAACTGCATCTATTGCGGCAGATGCTTGGACTCATGCAACATCAAGAAAAAACTTTTAAATATGAAACTGGGAGGATGAAAAATGGTATTTGCAAGCGGTTTTGTAGAAATAAATGATATCAATGAAATTGATAAGTTAAAAGAAGAATTGAAAAGCAGAAGCATTATAGTCGATGAGACTAAAGAAGAAAAAATAATTTTTTTAGTTGAAAGAGAGACAATCGGAGACGTAAAAAAAACAC
Coding sequences:
- a CDS encoding chaperone NapD, which translates into the protein MVFASGFVEINDINEIDKLKEELKSRSIIVDETKEEKIIFLVERETIGDVKKTLDELRDVDGIRSVYLAYYSLEGGDEEASEGSVPFFNA